The nucleotide window GGAAACCATCAACACGACGGTATCGGCTTTTTGGGCTATGTATTGATTCATCCAACCTTGCAATTCGACAAATTTTCTTCCAATATGGGTTTCGGCGTGAACTCCCATTCCTATTTCGTTAGTCACAATAATGATTGTTGCATTTTCCTGTTTCGCAATAGCATCAAATTCGGCTTTGGCTTGTTCCAAACTTAGGGCAACGTCATTTTTTGTATCTACAAAAAAATTAGTCAGCCAAAGCGTCACACAATCGACAATAGCTACTTTTCCGGAGAAATCTATTTCGCTCAGATGTTTTTCTTTCTCTATGTTTATCCAATGTTCTTCACGGTCTTTTTGGTGGCGATCGATGCGTTTTTGGAAATCTTCATCCCACTTTCGGGCGGTTGCCACGTACATTGGTTTTTCGGATAATTCTTTGGATAATTTCTCTGCATAACTGCTTTTTCCGGAACGTTCTCCGCCTGTTATTAAATATATCATTTTACTTTCCTTTCTTTGGTATTCGCTCCGTATTTTCAATGTGTTTTATAAAATCATTTTCCACAGGAGACAATTCATTTATTGTTAATTCTTTATTCGAAATTGGGTTCCTCTGTGCGACTTTACACGGTAACCAACCGAAATTATTACGTCAATATTGTAGAATGTTGTTTCATAATTTTTCCCATCAGAAGCAGTATGTCGGAATTTCCGACTAACTAAAATTTCTTCCAGTTCTCCTTCCTTGAAAATGTTACCCAAATATTCAGTAATGGTAACTCTATTCTTTTGAAATAAGTCAGCCATTTGTGCTTGGGTAAGCCAAACCGTTTCTTCAAGAAGACGCGTTTCTATTTTGGTCGTTCCATCTTCGGTTTGATAAATCAGTATATTCGATACGTTTTCCATAGTGTAAATTTAAAATCAATACGGGCAATGTGTGCAATCGCTTTTACAACAATATCCCCGTTTGAGATGAAACCAAGGCTTAAAAACATAGTTCCCGTCTTCAAAATAATAATCAATTCCTTCGATTATGTTTGTGGTTTCGGGCAATAACGAAGCTTTGTTTCCAATGGCCGTTTCAGGAGTTATGGTCGCTACAAATTCATCAATTTTGTGGGAACAAACTTTTTTGAAACAACTCGGACAAAGACAATCTGCGCTATCAAGAGGATTGAAAATAGGTGGAAAATCATTGCACCAGCAAGCTTTGCCTTCTGCAGTATCTCCACAATCAAAAGCTATTTGACAAATAGAACAATGTTTCACTTTTATTGTATTCATTTGGTAAAGATAGCGTTTGTCTTATTTTTTACTTCAAAAATTTATAATTTGCTATACCTTTGCTCTTATTGAAAAAACTAAAATATGCGATTTTCGTTCTACAAAGTTATTTTATTAGTCCTTCTTTTTTCATTTATTGGATGCAAAAA belongs to Flavobacterium gilvum and includes:
- a CDS encoding DUF5522 domain-containing protein — its product is MNTIKVKHCSICQIAFDCGDTAEGKACWCNDFPPIFNPLDSADCLCPSCFKKVCSHKIDEFVATITPETAIGNKASLLPETTNIIEGIDYYFEDGNYVFKPWFHLKRGYCCKSDCTHCPY
- a CDS encoding virulence RhuM family protein, which translates into the protein MENVSNILIYQTEDGTTKIETRLLEETVWLTQAQMADLFQKNRVTITEYLGNIFKEGELEEILVSRKFRHTASDGKNYETTFYNIDVIISVGYRVKSHRGTQFRIKN
- the cobU gene encoding bifunctional adenosylcobinamide kinase/adenosylcobinamide-phosphate guanylyltransferase, encoding MIYLITGGERSGKSSYAEKLSKELSEKPMYVATARKWDEDFQKRIDRHQKDREEHWINIEKEKHLSEIDFSGKVAIVDCVTLWLTNFFVDTKNDVALSLEQAKAEFDAIAKQENATIIIVTNEIGMGVHAETHIGRKFVELQGWMNQYIAQKADTVVLMVSGIPVKIKE